The Methanosphaera stadtmanae DSM 3091 genome includes a window with the following:
- a CDS encoding ABC transporter ATP-binding protein, with protein MALLEVKDFSFKYNEEKVLKDINFKINEGEFVLLCGPSGSGKTTLLNNIKKELKPAGDTYGQIFFDDILVEELDDEKSACDIGLMFQNPDAQIVTDTVIQEIAFPLENIGLPTDEIRNRIAEMSTFFGIDKLLHENVNNLSGGQKQLVNLCSLLVLKPKLLLLDEPTSQLDPIASYDFLAMLRRLNEEFSITIIVTEHKMDNIFPFANKVIYLQNGNLKYINDSRNICDDIKDDEVFKYYMPEVTRVNLLLKDKFDSIKDVEVALSVREGIQLLNNMDDIIKDIPLQALSRIKVENTDELVLVKDLWFGYEKENVILKGIGFNVNKGEYITIIGGNGSGKSTFLKLLAGLIKPVKGKIKYAKNTKISYVHQNPMVQFTEDTVLKELSNIRESKIETDFNFNPFNKSKKENEIDKSINKTIELSDYAMELVDYFDIRKILNNHPYDCSGGEQQKIAFIKALLDNPDILILDEPTKGLDPISNHKLGELLKQVNNEGTTIIMTTHDLSFVADSVERCVMIFDGSLQLDTTPTQIFSSNNFYTTFVNRMVKNYLPKAISIKDVKEQWSL; from the coding sequence ATGGCACTCTTAGAGGTTAAAGATTTTAGTTTCAAATATAATGAAGAAAAGGTCTTAAAAGATATTAATTTTAAGATAAATGAGGGTGAGTTTGTATTACTGTGTGGTCCATCAGGTTCTGGAAAAACAACTCTGTTAAACAATATTAAAAAAGAATTAAAACCGGCAGGGGATACTTATGGTCAAATATTCTTTGATGATATTTTAGTTGAAGAGTTAGATGATGAAAAATCAGCTTGTGATATAGGTCTCATGTTTCAAAATCCAGATGCACAAATTGTAACAGATACTGTTATTCAGGAAATTGCATTTCCCCTTGAAAATATTGGATTACCTACTGATGAAATAAGAAATAGAATTGCAGAAATGTCCACATTCTTTGGAATAGATAAATTATTACATGAAAATGTTAATAATCTATCAGGTGGACAGAAACAATTAGTAAATCTATGTTCATTGTTGGTTTTAAAACCAAAACTCCTACTACTAGATGAACCTACAAGTCAACTAGATCCAATAGCATCATATGATTTTTTAGCAATGCTTAGAAGATTAAATGAAGAATTTTCAATTACAATTATAGTGACTGAACATAAAATGGATAATATTTTTCCATTTGCTAATAAAGTAATTTATCTACAGAATGGAAATTTAAAATACATCAATGATTCAAGAAATATTTGTGATGATATTAAAGATGATGAAGTATTTAAGTACTACATGCCAGAGGTTACAAGGGTAAATTTACTTCTTAAGGACAAATTTGATTCAATTAAAGATGTGGAAGTTGCACTTAGTGTTAGGGAAGGAATTCAATTACTAAATAATATGGATGATATTATTAAAGACATTCCTCTTCAAGCATTATCTAGAATTAAAGTAGAAAATACTGATGAATTAGTATTAGTAAAGGATTTATGGTTTGGATATGAAAAAGAAAATGTAATTCTTAAAGGAATTGGATTTAATGTTAATAAAGGAGAATATATTACAATTATTGGTGGTAATGGAAGTGGAAAAAGTACATTTCTAAAACTTCTTGCAGGTCTAATAAAACCAGTGAAAGGTAAAATAAAGTATGCTAAGAACACTAAAATCAGTTATGTTCATCAAAATCCTATGGTTCAATTTACAGAAGATACTGTGCTAAAAGAATTATCCAATATTCGTGAATCAAAAATTGAAACAGATTTTAACTTCAATCCATTTAACAAATCAAAAAAAGAGAATGAAATAGATAAATCAATAAATAAAACTATTGAATTATCTGATTATGCTATGGAACTTGTTGATTATTTTGATATTAGAAAAATTCTTAATAACCATCCCTATGACTGTAGTGGAGGGGAACAACAAAAAATAGCTTTTATTAAAGCATTACTTGATAATCCTGATATATTAATATTGGATGAACCTACTAAAGGTTTAGATCCAATATCTAATCATAAATTAGGTGAACTTCTAAAACAAGTTAATAATGAAGGGACAACGATAATTATGACTACACATGATTTATCTTTTGTAGCAGACAGTGTTGAAAGATGTGTAATGATCTTTGATGGTTCGTTACAATTAGATACAACACCGACACAAATATTTTCAAGTAATAACTTTTATACAACTTTTGTAAATAGAATGGTTAAAAACTATTTACCAAAAGCAATTTCAATTAAGGATGTGAAAGAACAATGGAGCTTATGA
- a CDS encoding cobaltochelatase subunit CobN: MKIKTFSLCMIFLVLLVCTTVPASESTDIPVHQSSISTYEIHELTSNMSTSNISTSNISSSSSIKTVKESSQQTSVKITTNKKSDTNQVTTSNNVAKKTTSSKASTTQSSTKASSKAKASTTKNNSVQEVSLNTTQPSIKEAETIKQLSATKNMSSLKQLTSLKQAQNKYNLEGKVTCVYNKSSDSYVGDEEDALGVGGAVITVTNKSKVIAKVTSDSNGNYVIKNLAPGLYTVKFKYGTYAVGEEDIRIINTTERFNYVFIPDLAIITYSGSTNDGQRNKFDALRKLSDRFYFLESYNLNSSYDVSHQWMLDYANFILVDMYSKGQGFGVDIDAIKNSPASQHNRVAYTFGIFDQMLLQELGWGFLGVNPVESIENTYVGSYWQAEAIKDATVVNTNMKNLYHYILYLLGESDYNPTRTDSGTPVLAGPQWGVYYPGYKMSVPTPSNKLINKWIQQAPGYNNDGAGSLNWMTEYYNPWILENQKPVNVFRKFENWYNKHVNIKGSFVVIISYYQTTTEVEALIKEFERQGRAAFCLYQYATTHPTMTELLETAVTDRKGFSRGIVAGSSLYSWSTSYTQMGTNTTINAYKNMNITILNALSGISEYSYHSQYGPQNEWTYKVTISQFEGIIGALPISYISNTTKSTVMIDSGVKKHVELVNGWAKLKETQNSKKKIAIVLYDYPPGKANIGASYLDVFTSTHDLLEQLADAGYDIGMKKSEIPTTEELTTMIFNIGNKGNWASGYLKSYVKDNYDELVKNHQLISKSEFQLMFNQLPTNLQQQLVNSWGKGLGNGSMIYNNSYLVIPGLYFGNVFITVQPARGWESVTDYHSPDLAPPQQYVAFYKYLTSYYLGKENNSVDAMISMGTHGTLEWLPGRTLGLQESDWPFQLIKTPIIYPYIVSNPGEGMTAKERSFAQVITHMTPVTTASTLYGEYSKLSEAISDYTANKKLGDASNMAYYKELILNLTSVNSSFSAPTFTKMSQYIDEYNYAVSVNDTALINEKRAAILSLSASLNKPMENYFNHTSAKNMTFDEYIKRMYEYVNSDEAFDAWLETIHAVIEGLSSDTITYGVHKIGYVWNSTEMIDGISVIGASRTNIMQNIMNLYFNINGSYYEKVQDRDFKPYQTAIEATLNNIVTSLVLDTTLENVEKIAKEKNQDKNSSFYQDLYDIMNLINSVRDNHEWEAIMTALGGGYVAPGLSGEPAASDVLPTGRSMYNSDTTKMPSKAAWSSAVNSINQILVKYMKDLGEDTYPELVAEVIWGTEVLRTEGISLAQYLYLLGVKPTWDRTGKVNGTEVIPLDELTITIDGTVYQRPRIDVFATIVSNNPYWLSLLTSAVDQVNALNESFEDNYVKKHYAKFPSTFRLFGLNGNKLEGTGVSDRINNIGNLTQSSKSVQEEIASVYESRLNNAWTVDANGNIVVKTNQTELFVWLLSNVNLIIQDLDSTWRYLDSDDYTDWFGGLLNSANIHGATPSTMLLDIRNRNNIVSNTLSQEVSKEIRTTLINPKWLQGMTSSVGGWNQMAANWENLHKTIFTTQGYLEDENGKAILQTNKGNNTGAVSNELYTQAVKNLVTSEYLVVDADYKSYAMQSMIGWSLTLLKDGYWKTTDKKLVYDLVKTYTRIVVKYGVACCHHTCGNIEFNKWIIKTGTAMGIDMAGYANEMNAATEQGLTTGQGSGSGDGTGSGSSGGTSSDGGDGGTAIGSDSFKDGADTGSVGGIGSYTGTGSSQSTTGNANGELAGVASNDNGANSGNGTNNNNNGNNTGNQDTNGTNTGSNSTSNNNGNADGNSNSTGSGDSTGNADSGNADGASTGNSTQKNSGSSDVGTSSTGASSAGSAAASSSSAASSSSAAVAATATATAYEVSEKSGGKAASNKSAVSFGYLVAIVLIALLFFVGFKRKDIRGD, from the coding sequence ATGAAAATTAAGACCTTTTCATTATGTATGATATTCTTAGTTCTCTTAGTATGTACAACAGTGCCAGCAAGTGAATCTACAGATATACCAGTACATCAGAGTTCAATTTCAACATATGAAATTCATGAATTAACAAGTAACATGTCAACAAGTAACATATCAACAAGTAACATATCCAGTTCATCCAGTATTAAAACAGTAAAAGAGAGTTCACAACAAACAAGTGTAAAGATAACAACAAATAAAAAATCAGATACAAATCAAGTAACTACTAGTAATAATGTGGCAAAAAAAACTACTTCTTCAAAAGCAAGTACTACCCAAAGTAGTACAAAAGCAAGTAGTAAAGCAAAAGCAAGTACTACTAAAAATAATTCAGTACAAGAAGTTAGTTTAAACACTACACAACCATCAATAAAAGAGGCAGAAACAATAAAGCAGTTATCTGCAACAAAAAATATGTCCTCACTAAAACAATTAACATCATTAAAGCAAGCTCAAAACAAGTATAACTTAGAAGGTAAAGTAACTTGTGTTTACAATAAATCTTCTGATAGTTATGTTGGTGATGAAGAGGATGCTTTAGGTGTTGGAGGTGCTGTGATAACAGTAACTAATAAAAGTAAAGTTATTGCAAAGGTTACATCAGACTCTAATGGAAACTATGTTATAAAAAACTTAGCTCCAGGACTTTATACAGTTAAATTTAAGTATGGAACCTATGCAGTAGGTGAAGAGGATATACGTATAATTAACACCACAGAACGGTTTAATTATGTGTTTATACCTGATCTTGCTATTATCACATACTCTGGAAGTACTAATGATGGTCAAAGAAATAAATTTGACGCATTAAGAAAACTTAGTGATAGATTTTATTTCCTAGAAAGCTATAATCTAAATAGTTCATACGATGTATCTCATCAATGGATGTTAGATTATGCAAACTTTATTCTAGTAGATATGTATAGTAAAGGACAGGGATTTGGAGTAGATATAGATGCTATTAAAAATTCACCTGCTTCACAACACAACAGAGTTGCATATACTTTTGGTATATTTGATCAAATGTTATTACAAGAACTAGGTTGGGGATTCCTTGGAGTTAATCCTGTTGAATCCATAGAAAATACCTATGTTGGATCATATTGGCAAGCTGAAGCTATAAAAGATGCTACAGTAGTTAATACCAATATGAAAAACTTGTATCATTATATATTATATTTACTTGGAGAAAGTGACTACAACCCAACTAGAACAGATAGTGGAACACCTGTTTTAGCTGGACCACAATGGGGTGTTTATTACCCAGGATATAAAATGTCTGTTCCTACTCCAAGCAATAAATTGATAAATAAATGGATACAACAAGCACCAGGTTATAACAATGATGGAGCTGGAAGTCTAAATTGGATGACAGAATATTATAATCCATGGATTCTAGAAAATCAGAAACCTGTGAATGTATTCAGAAAATTTGAGAATTGGTACAATAAACATGTAAATATTAAAGGATCATTTGTTGTTATAATAAGTTATTATCAGACAACAACAGAAGTTGAAGCTTTAATTAAAGAATTTGAAAGACAAGGAAGAGCAGCATTTTGTTTATATCAATATGCTACCACACATCCTACTATGACCGAACTATTAGAAACAGCAGTTACTGATAGAAAAGGTTTCTCAAGAGGAATTGTTGCTGGAAGTTCTTTATATTCATGGTCAACTTCATATACTCAAATGGGAACAAATACAACTATAAATGCATATAAAAACATGAATATTACAATTTTGAATGCTTTAAGTGGAATAAGTGAATACAGTTATCATAGTCAATATGGTCCTCAAAATGAATGGACATATAAGGTAACAATATCCCAATTTGAAGGAATAATAGGTGCCCTACCTATTTCATACATTTCAAATACAACTAAATCAACTGTTATGATTGACAGTGGTGTTAAAAAACACGTTGAATTAGTTAATGGTTGGGCTAAACTTAAAGAAACTCAAAATTCCAAGAAGAAAATAGCTATTGTACTATATGACTATCCACCAGGTAAAGCTAATATTGGTGCATCTTATTTAGATGTATTTACCAGTACACATGATTTACTTGAACAATTAGCCGATGCTGGTTATGATATTGGAATGAAGAAAAGTGAAATTCCTACAACAGAGGAGTTAACTACAATGATTTTCAATATTGGTAACAAAGGTAATTGGGCTTCAGGATATCTTAAATCATATGTAAAAGATAACTATGATGAACTTGTCAAAAATCATCAGCTAATCAGTAAATCTGAATTCCAATTAATGTTCAATCAATTACCTACAAATTTACAACAACAACTTGTAAACTCATGGGGTAAAGGATTAGGTAATGGATCTATGATCTATAATAACAGTTACCTAGTAATTCCTGGATTGTACTTTGGAAATGTGTTTATTACTGTTCAACCTGCAAGGGGTTGGGAATCAGTAACAGACTATCATAGTCCTGATTTAGCACCACCACAACAATATGTGGCATTTTACAAGTATCTTACTAGTTATTATCTGGGAAAAGAAAATAACAGTGTGGATGCAATGATAAGTATGGGAACACACGGAACACTTGAATGGTTACCTGGACGTACTTTAGGACTCCAAGAATCAGATTGGCCATTCCAATTAATCAAAACACCGATTATTTACCCATATATTGTATCTAACCCTGGGGAAGGTATGACTGCTAAAGAAAGAAGTTTTGCACAGGTAATTACACACATGACACCTGTAACTACTGCATCAACACTTTATGGTGAATATTCTAAATTAAGTGAAGCTATATCAGATTACACAGCTAATAAAAAATTAGGTGATGCAAGCAATATGGCTTACTATAAAGAATTAATATTAAACCTTACAAGTGTAAATAGTTCATTTTCAGCACCAACATTTACAAAGATGAGCCAATACATTGATGAATATAACTATGCAGTTTCAGTAAATGATACTGCATTAATAAATGAAAAAAGAGCAGCTATACTTAGCTTATCTGCATCATTAAATAAACCAATGGAAAACTACTTCAATCATACATCTGCAAAAAATATGACTTTTGATGAGTATATAAAAAGAATGTATGAATATGTAAATAGTGATGAAGCTTTCGATGCATGGCTAGAAACTATACATGCTGTTATTGAAGGATTAAGTTCTGATACAATAACATATGGTGTTCATAAAATTGGTTATGTATGGAACAGTACTGAAATGATCGATGGAATAAGTGTTATTGGTGCTTCAAGAACCAATATCATGCAAAACATCATGAATCTTTACTTTAATATCAATGGAAGTTATTATGAAAAAGTACAAGACCGTGACTTCAAACCTTATCAAACAGCAATTGAAGCAACACTTAACAACATTGTAACAAGCTTAGTATTAGATACCACACTTGAAAATGTTGAAAAAATAGCTAAAGAAAAAAATCAAGATAAAAACAGTAGTTTCTATCAAGATCTTTATGATATTATGAATCTTATTAATAGTGTAAGAGACAATCATGAATGGGAAGCTATTATGACAGCTCTTGGTGGCGGATACGTTGCTCCTGGTCTTTCAGGAGAACCTGCAGCAAGTGATGTTCTACCAACAGGACGTTCAATGTATAACAGTGATACAACTAAAATGCCATCTAAAGCTGCATGGTCATCAGCAGTAAACTCTATTAATCAAATATTAGTTAAATATATGAAAGATCTTGGAGAAGATACCTATCCAGAATTAGTTGCAGAAGTTATATGGGGTACAGAAGTACTTCGTACAGAAGGTATAAGTCTTGCACAATACCTATACTTACTTGGAGTAAAACCTACATGGGATAGAACAGGTAAAGTAAATGGTACTGAAGTTATACCTCTTGATGAACTTACAATAACTATTGATGGAACAGTATATCAACGTCCAAGAATAGATGTTTTTGCTACAATTGTATCAAACAACCCATACTGGCTAAGTTTATTAACAAGTGCAGTAGATCAGGTAAATGCTTTAAATGAAAGTTTTGAAGATAACTATGTTAAAAAACATTATGCTAAATTCCCAAGTACATTCAGATTATTTGGACTTAATGGAAACAAATTAGAAGGTACCGGAGTTTCAGATAGAATAAATAACATTGGTAATTTAACCCAGTCATCAAAAAGTGTGCAGGAAGAAATAGCTAGTGTATATGAATCTAGACTTAACAATGCATGGACTGTTGATGCTAATGGTAATATTGTTGTTAAAACAAATCAGACAGAATTATTTGTATGGTTATTATCCAACGTAAATCTAATAATCCAAGATTTAGATAGTACATGGAGATATCTTGATTCAGATGATTATACTGATTGGTTTGGTGGTCTTCTAAATTCAGCAAACATACATGGTGCAACACCAAGTACAATGCTTCTTGATATACGTAACAGAAACAATATAGTTTCAAATACATTATCCCAAGAAGTAAGTAAAGAAATAAGAACTACCTTAATAAATCCAAAATGGTTACAAGGTATGACATCTTCTGTTGGTGGATGGAACCAAATGGCTGCTAACTGGGAAAACCTACATAAAACAATATTCACAACACAAGGTTATCTTGAAGATGAAAATGGTAAAGCTATTTTACAAACTAACAAAGGAAACAACACAGGTGCAGTTAGTAATGAATTATATACTCAAGCAGTGAAAAATCTTGTAACTAGTGAATATTTAGTTGTAGATGCTGATTATAAGTCTTATGCTATGCAATCCATGATTGGTTGGTCCTTAACATTATTAAAAGATGGTTATTGGAAAACAACCGATAAAAAATTAGTATACGATCTTGTAAAAACATATACACGTATTGTAGTAAAATACGGTGTTGCATGTTGTCACCACACATGTGGTAACATAGAATTTAATAAATGGATTATTAAAACTGGAACTGCAATGGGTATTGATATGGCAGGTTATGCTAATGAAATGAATGCTGCAACAGAACAAGGACTTACTACTGGTCAAGGTAGTGGTAGTGGTGATGGAACTGGTTCTGGAAGTAGTGGTGGAACATCTAGTGATGGTGGAGATGGAGGAACTGCAATAGGTTCCGATTCTTTCAAAGATGGAGCAGATACTGGAAGTGTAGGTGGAATTGGATCATACACTGGAACAGGATCTTCTCAGTCAACAACTGGTAATGCTAATGGTGAACTTGCAGGAGTAGCTTCTAACGACAATGGTGCAAATTCTGGTAATGGAACAAACAATAACAACAATGGAAACAACACTGGAAATCAAGACACTAATGGTACAAATACAGGTTCTAATTCCACTTCCAACAATAATGGTAATGCTGATGGTAATTCCAACAGTACTGGAAGCGGTGATAGTACAGGTAATGCAGATTCAGGTAATGCTGATGGTGCATCTACTGGAAATAGTACTCAAAAAAATAGTGGAAGTTCTGATGTTGGTACATCAAGTACTGGTGCATCCTCTGCAGGATCAGCAGCAGCAAGTAGTTCCTCAGCAGCAAGTAGTTCCTCAGCAGCTGTTGCTGCAACTGCAACTGCAACTGCTTACGAAGTAAGTGAGAAAAGTGGAGGAAAAGCTGCTTCAAATAAATCAGCTGTTTCATTCGGTTATCTTGTAGCTATTGTTTTAATAGCACTTCTTTTCTTTGTTGGATTCAAAAGAAAAGATATTCGTGGAGATTAA
- a CDS encoding ECF transporter S component, translating into MELMNILTLIISLLVAVGFIGVIFRMFEKSKPSVEYIVMLAILIAIAVVANFIGSILHIDLVFFIVIMAGVVFGKESGFLVGALSIIVFGLISGAGIGTWTPYQMIGFGLLGYTSGLFANKMESLPFRAVFGLLWGFIYGWITNISWFYFVPISVPSIISTYTASIFYDASRGICTLILLVIAYTWFKEIFQRNKEKYQLE; encoded by the coding sequence ATGGAGCTTATGAATATATTAACATTAATAATTTCATTATTGGTGGCAGTTGGATTTATAGGTGTAATATTCAGAATGTTTGAAAAATCAAAACCTTCTGTAGAATATATTGTTATGTTAGCAATATTAATTGCTATAGCAGTAGTTGCAAACTTTATAGGTTCAATATTACATATAGATCTAGTTTTCTTTATTGTTATAATGGCTGGAGTGGTCTTTGGAAAAGAAAGTGGATTCTTGGTAGGGGCCTTATCTATAATAGTATTTGGACTAATTTCTGGTGCAGGTATTGGAACATGGACTCCATATCAAATGATTGGATTTGGTCTACTGGGATATACTTCTGGTTTATTTGCTAATAAAATGGAAAGTCTTCCATTTAGAGCAGTTTTTGGTTTATTATGGGGATTCATATATGGTTGGATTACAAACATATCATGGTTTTATTTTGTACCAATTTCAGTACCTTCTATAATAAGTACATATACAGCAAGTATATTCTATGATGCATCACGTGGGATATGTACATTAATATTATTAGTAATTGCATACACATGGTTTAAAGAAATATTCCAACGTAACAAAGAAAAATATCAATTAGAATAA
- the rfbB gene encoding dTDP-glucose 4,6-dehydratase, with translation MITGGAGFIGSNFVHYIANKYDDYEITVLDKLTYAGDMTNIEGVDLKFIKGDIASEKEASEAMKDADYVVNFAAETHVDKSITDPASFVKSDVLGTQNLLELVRKYDVEKYIQISTDEVYGSILDGSFKETDNIDPSSPYSASKAGGDLLVNAYYKTYDIPVMITRSSNNFGPRQFPEKLIPLFILKAIHNESLPVYGDGKNVRDWIYVEDNCAGVDTVLHKGKIGEVYNIGGGNERNNLEITKLILEKLNKPESLITHVDDRLGHDRRYSLDASKTKKLGWEPKWTFEDAMEETVNWYKNNANRLYKSI, from the coding sequence ATGATAACTGGTGGAGCAGGATTTATAGGTTCAAACTTTGTTCATTACATAGCAAATAAATATGATGACTATGAAATAACTGTTTTAGATAAATTGACTTATGCTGGAGATATGACAAATATTGAAGGAGTGGATTTAAAATTCATTAAAGGAGATATTGCAAGTGAAAAAGAAGCATCTGAAGCTATGAAGGATGCTGATTATGTTGTTAATTTTGCAGCAGAAACACATGTTGATAAATCAATTACAGATCCTGCATCATTTGTTAAATCTGATGTTTTAGGAACACAAAATCTTCTAGAATTAGTTAGAAAATATGATGTGGAAAAATATATTCAAATTTCAACAGATGAAGTTTATGGTAGTATTTTAGATGGTTCTTTTAAAGAAACAGATAATATCGATCCTTCAAGCCCATATTCTGCTAGTAAAGCTGGTGGAGATTTACTAGTTAATGCATATTATAAAACATATGATATACCAGTTATGATAACAAGAAGTAGTAATAATTTTGGACCAAGACAATTCCCTGAAAAATTAATACCATTATTTATTCTTAAAGCTATACATAATGAATCATTACCAGTATATGGGGATGGAAAAAATGTACGTGACTGGATATATGTGGAAGATAACTGTGCTGGTGTAGATACTGTACTACATAAAGGTAAAATTGGTGAAGTATATAATATTGGTGGAGGTAATGAAAGAAATAATCTTGAAATAACCAAACTAATACTTGAAAAATTAAATAAACCAGAAAGTCTAATTACACATGTTGATGATAGATTAGGTCATGATAGAAGATATTCTCTTGATGCATCTAAAACTAAAAAATTAGGATGGGAACCTAAATGGACATTTGAAGATGCAATGGAAGAAACTGTTAACTGGTATAAAAATAATGCCAACAGATTATATAAATCCATATAA
- a CDS encoding energy-coupling factor transporter transmembrane component T, translating to MKITRIHPAIFIVYFLILIIFAFLFNNPYYVITYGILILTLIALQGSISEIKSTTKVFLPVILFITLLNTIFTHVGDTHIYIFGSYYVTFEALVYGVIMAVTFFLVTLTFIAYNTYVSYQDMLYVFSKKYPNLSMIIIMSLRFVPLIQKRSNELLELSKLKNRNEDLKFTEKTSELIQNLGLVVSWSLEEAMQSASSMKSRGYNITKRTSYLRYDFNKIDVLLTVLILVTATISVYGLYNGVGSIMIYPKFTFTFSQTPFNIYYFAYVVLLLPFIIIEIWERILWHS from the coding sequence ATGAAGATTACACGAATTCATCCAGCAATTTTTATAGTGTATTTTCTGATTCTGATAATATTTGCATTTTTATTTAATAATCCATATTATGTAATAACCTATGGGATATTAATACTAACCTTAATTGCATTACAAGGATCAATAAGTGAAATTAAAAGTACTACTAAGGTATTTTTACCAGTAATACTTTTTATTACCTTATTAAACACTATTTTTACACATGTTGGAGATACACATATTTATATCTTTGGATCATATTATGTAACCTTTGAAGCATTAGTATATGGTGTAATTATGGCTGTAACTTTCTTTTTAGTTACATTAACATTTATAGCATACAACACTTATGTATCATATCAGGATATGCTTTATGTATTTTCAAAAAAGTATCCTAACTTATCTATGATAATAATAATGTCTCTGCGATTTGTTCCATTGATACAAAAAAGAAGTAACGAACTTCTTGAACTGTCAAAATTAAAAAATAGAAATGAAGACTTGAAATTTACAGAAAAAACATCAGAATTAATTCAAAATTTAGGATTGGTAGTTTCATGGTCATTAGAAGAAGCTATGCAATCTGCATCATCAATGAAATCTAGAGGATATAATATAACAAAAAGAACAAGTTATCTTAGATATGACTTTAATAAAATTGACGTACTTCTTACAGTACTTATATTAGTAACAGCAACAATATCTGTGTATGGATTATATAATGGTGTTGGATCAATCATGATTTATCCAAAATTCACATTTACATTTAGTCAAACACCATTTAACATATATTACTTTGCATATGTTGTACTGTTATTACCATTTATAATTATTGAAATTTGGGAGAGAATACTATGGCACTCTTAG